Part of the Nostoc sp. ATCC 53789 genome is shown below.
ATATTTTTTTATTTCAAAATGCCCAGCGTTTGGGTTATCGCATCACTATGGTATCTGTGCTGGGTCGAGTCAAAGATAGTTTGTTGCAGTTAAAACGTCTGGTGGATTTCTGCGGCGACAAAGTTGATTATGTGGTGGTGAAAAATCTTTACTGGGGTGATGAGCATAAGTTCACTCGCTACAACAATTCTAAGATGAAGCAGGCTGTGGAAGCGTTGGGGGCGATTGAACTGTTATTGCCTGAGTTATATGACGATATTTTTGACCTCGTTGACTCCAAGGATCTTACCTTCCGAGAAGCGCTAGAGCATGAGGATTTTAGTTTGAGTAATCAATCGAGAGTTTTTGGCTGGATTGATGCGGTTGAAACTGAGTTTTCTAAGGCGGCTGTACAGTTGGGGTTAGAGTAATGGCTGTAAGTAATGGTAATGGCAATGGTGCGGTATCTCATTTAGATAGGTTGCTGTCAGAAAAGCCGCCTGAGTTTCAAGCGAAAGTCTTGCGGTTTGCTTTAGATTCTGGGATGAAACAAGATGACCCAGCATTTCGACTGGTGCAGTACATTGGTTATTTGGCGCAACTGACAGAAACCGCACCAAATGATTGGAAGTTATTATTTGAAAATTTGCAAGTAGAGCTAAACGAATGGAGTCAACTGACGGCGGAGCAATTGAAGATTCAAGCCGACCACACGGAGAACATCAAAAATCTAGCGACGAGTTGCAATCAGCTAGGAACAGCCTTGAGCGCATTAAATCTAACATCTCAGCAACAACTCAAGCAATTGACGAGCTTAACCAAACTCTCCGAGAATTTGAACAATATCTCCCCCAGGCAACCAGAGACATTGAGCCAACCGTTACAAGAGCAATTGAACGAGATTCAGACGGGAATATCTCTATTTGTTGCGGCTCGCAAACATAAACGCTCCGGCTTGCAAACAAGAAAATTCTTGGCTCACATTAGTTGCAAATCAGATTGGACTTCGGCTCACATTAATTGCAAACAGACTCATTATTATTTGCAATGGGCTTGCAATCATCCGACTTGGCTCACATTAATTGCAAATAAGCCGAATGCCTGCTCAGCAACTGTTGGATAGAGCAATATAAAATCCTTTGGGCGTTGCTATCTCTCCTTTATCCCTTGAGTAATGCAAGCTTGTCTTTCACTTGCTGTCGGCTACTTTGAGTGTACCGAACCGTGGTTTGAATAGCTGGAGTTCCCTTTTTGGTGATATGACCAAGATAATAAGCAACCTCCTCCAAAGTCCATCCTGCTTCACGCGCTCGGTGAGCGAAATCATGACGCAGATCATGAAAAGTTACATCATGGATGAGTTCCCACTCAGAAACAGTTGCTTGTGCTTTAATGTTTTTCCACCAGCGATGAATGCCGGCTTCGGTCAGCCTCTCATTGCGCTGAGAGGTAAAAGTGTAATCACTCTCAGTATCTCGCCCGCCGTGATGAATATATTCATACATTGGTTTTCGGACAGCGTTAATTAGATCAATATCTCGCGCCTTACCACCCTTGTAACCAACGTGCAACCAGCCAACTTTGGGGCCAATATGGGTATGCTCTATCCGTAGCCAGGAAACATCACTCACGCGACAACCAGCCCAGTACCCCAATGCAAACACAGCCATGCTACGTGGATGACCATCTTTTTCGATCAGGTTGCGTAAAATATAACGTTGGTCAGGAGTCAATTGTCTGGGGGCTAAAAGTGGCTGGGCTGGAATGTTTAATCCTCTGGTGGGGTTGCGACGTAAAATTCCCTTCTCCTCAATGAGCCAACGGGCAAAACCACTGACAGCAGATTTAACCCGTGCTTGGTGAGCAATGCTGTAACCTGACGTATCTAGATAGGCGAGATAAATTTCCATCGCCGTTTTGGTCAACTGTTCGGGTTGAAAATCTCCTCCACTCCCAGGATGTTCTACAATCCAAAGAAGAAGCTGCCTAATGATACGCATATAGGCATCAATAGTGCTATGCGTTTTACCTTTTAGGAACGCCTCATACTCTATGAGTAGTGCTTCGGCTTCAGATAAGTAAAGTGTATCCACAGCACCAAACTTCCTTCAAAAATTTCTGTGGTGAGTTTTCAAGCCTCATTTGAAGCTAATCTATCTCAAATTGTTATACTTTTTCACCTAACTGGCAACAGAATGTAATTTCTGTGGTCAGTTTTCTGCTACAAACTTAAAGATAAGGACAGTACATGAGGCGAACATACAGGCGAGCATGATCCGCAAGAAAATTCCAGCAGAAGCTTTAACCAACTTGCGTCATCGACTTGATATGTTACCAAGCCGTTGCCAAGAACGTCGGCAACTCATGGAAGAAACAGCTTCATTGTATGGAGTGTCTATTGATACTCTATATCGTGCTTTGCGTAACTCATCACGCCCCAAATCGATCAACCGTTCAGATAGCGGGACACCTCGAAAGCTATCACAGGCGGAAATGGAACTTTACTGTGAAGTCATTGCAGCAACGAAAATCCGCACTTGCAACAAGAAAGGGCGGCACGTCTCCACTGCACGGGCGATTGAACTTTTAGAAGATTTCGGGATGAACACCCCACAAGGTTTTATCAAACCACCCAAGGGGTTGTTAACTAAA
Proteins encoded:
- a CDS encoding DUF6753 family protein gives rise to the protein MAVSNGNGNGAVSHLDRLLSEKPPEFQAKVLRFALDSGMKQDDPAFRLVQYIGYLAQLTETAPNDWKLLFENLQVELNEWSQLTAEQLKIQADHTENIKNLATSCNQLGTALSALNLTSQQQLKQLTSLTKLSENLNNISPRQPETLSQPLQEQLNEIQTGISLFVAARKHKRSGLQTRKFLAHISCKSDWTSAHINCKQTHYYLQWACNHPTWLTLIANKPNACSATVG
- a CDS encoding tyrosine-type recombinase/integrase; this translates as MDTLYLSEAEALLIEYEAFLKGKTHSTIDAYMRIIRQLLLWIVEHPGSGGDFQPEQLTKTAMEIYLAYLDTSGYSIAHQARVKSAVSGFARWLIEEKGILRRNPTRGLNIPAQPLLAPRQLTPDQRYILRNLIEKDGHPRSMAVFALGYWAGCRVSDVSWLRIEHTHIGPKVGWLHVGYKGGKARDIDLINAVRKPMYEYIHHGGRDTESDYTFTSQRNERLTEAGIHRWWKNIKAQATVSEWELIHDVTFHDLRHDFAHRAREAGWTLEEVAYYLGHITKKGTPAIQTTVRYTQSSRQQVKDKLALLKG